CTAATTTTTCACAAGTATAATCCATTAAATCTTCAACTCCATTTTGACAACAAGGTGATGTTTGACAAAACTCAAACATGTACTTTCCGATTGGTCTTTGGTTGAACATGGTATAAAAAGTAACTACTTCGTAAACTTCAATAGGTTGAATTTGAAGAATTTCAGCAACTTTATTTTGTAATTCAATACTTAACCAATTATCATGAGCATCCTGAACTTCATGTAAAACAGGCAATAAAGCAGATTTTTGTTTTCCTTCAGGATAATGACTAATTAATTCATTGATTCTATTCATCAATGATTCGGTCATGTTTATTTCTTGAGTGTGATGTGTTTTCTCCATAATTATTAAGCGTCTAATTCGCCAGCAATTACATTTAAACTTGATAAAATTACGATGGCATCTGATAACATTCCGCCTTTAATCATCTCGGTGTAAGCTTGATAATAAATATAACAAGGTCTTCTCATTTTCAAGCGATATGGTGTTCTACTTCCGTCTGAAATTAAATAAAAACCTAATTCACCATTTCCGCCTTCAACAGCATGATAAATTTGGTCAATTGGAACAGGAACTTCACCCATTACAATTTTGAAATGATAAATTAAAGCTTCCATATTAGTGTATACATCTTCTTTTGGAGGCAAATAATAATCAGGAACATCAGCATGGATTGGACCTTCTGGTAATTTGTCTAAAGCTTGACGAATAATGCGTAAACTTTCCCAAACTTCAGCATTTCTTACGCAAAAACGATCATAGGTATCACCTGATTTTCCAACTGGAACATCAAATTCAAAATCATCATATGAAGAATACGGAGCCGCTTTTCTAACGTCATAATCTATTCCTGCAGCACGAAGATTTGGTCCAGTAAATCCATATTGCATTGCTTTTTCGGCTGAAATTGGACCAACATCAACGGTTCTATCGATAAAGATTCTATTTCTTTCAAAAAGATTTTCAAATTCTTTCCAAGCAACTGGAAATTCTTCTAAGAAAACATTTAATTTTCTGAATGCTTCTTCAGACCATTCTCTTTCAAAACCTCCAATTCTTCCCATATTGGTAGTTAAACGAGCACCACAAATTTCTTCATAGATTTCATAAACTTTTTCACGGAATTGGAATACATACAAAAATCCAGTGTAAGCACCAGTATCAACACCTAGGATTGAATTACAAATCAAATGGTCAGTAATACGAGCTAATTCCATTACGATAACTCTAAGATATTGAGCACGTTTTGGAACTTCGATGTTTAATAATTTTTCAACTGTCATCCACCAAGCCATATTATTAATTGGCGATGAACAATAGTTCATTCTATCTGTTAAAACATTGATTTGGTAAAAAGGACGATTTTCAGCAATTTTTTCAAAAGCACGATGAATATAACCAATAGTCGGTTCGGCATCAACAATTCGCTCTCCATCCATTAAAAGAATGTTTTGGAAAATTCCGTGAGTTGCAGGATGCGTTGGCCCTAAGTTTAATATCGATAATTCGCTGCCGTCTTCATTTCGAGTTTGCTCAATTATTTTTGCAAATCGATGTTCTGGTGTTAATAATAATTCTGATTCTACTGACATTTTATAATGTTGAATTATTTATTCTATTTATTTGCAACCGTTCTACCAAAGAATCGGTCGTCTTTATCTGTTCTTCCGCTATCTTCAAGAGGAAATTCTTTTCGCATAGGATGAGAAACCATTTCATCCATATTTAAAATACGTTTTAATTGAGGATGGCCAATAAAATTGATTCCATAAAAATCCCAAGCTTCTCTTTCCATCCAATTTGAACATAAAAACAAATCAGTTATTGTTTGAATTTCAGGATTTTCAGGCAAGTATGTTCGAACTCTTATTCTAACATTTTCTATCCAATTATGTAATTGATATACAACTGAAAATTGGTGCTCATCGTCATTATCTGGAAAATGAATTCCTGCTAAATCCGTTAGAAAATGAAAATTTAAAGATTCATCCTCTTTTAATGTTTTTATCACTTCATGAATGATGTCTGAAGTGGCTTCAAAAGAAAAAATATCTCTTTGCATTTCGAAATTCAATACTTTGTTTCCGAATTTGCTTGAAAGCTTTTCTTGTATATAAGTTGTTTCTAAAGCCATTTTATAAATTATAGGAAGCTAAAAGTTCTTTATATTCTGGAGAATTTCTTCTTCTAACTGATTCGTTTTTTACTAACTCTTGAAGTTGCATAACACCATCAACAATTTGTTCTGGTCTTGGTGGACAACCCGGAACGTAAACATCTACTGGAATTACTTTGTCAATTCCTTGTAAAACGGAATACGTATCAAAAACACCTCCAGAACTTGCGCAAGCTCCAACAGCAATTACCCAACGTGGTTCGGACATTTGTTCGTAAACTTGACGAAGAATTGGAGCCATTTTTTTTGAAATAGTTCCCATAACCATTAACATATCAGCTTGTCTTGGAGAAAAACTTACTCTTTCTGAACCAAAACGTGCTAAATCATAGTGTGATGCCATGGTTGCCATAAATTCAATTCCACAACAAGATGTTGCAAAAGGCAATGGCCAAAGAGAATTAGCTCGGGCTAACCCAACAACGTCATTTAATTTTGTAGCAAAGAAACCTTCGCCAACAACTCCTTCTGGCGGAGCAACCATATTTGGTTTTGTAGTACTCATAGCAAATTGTTTTTTATTCCCACTCTAAGGCTTTCTTCTTAATGATGTAGAAGAAACCAACCAATAAAAGAGCCATAAAGATTACCATTTTCACCATTCCTTCCATTCCAAGTTCTTTGAAATTGATTGCCCATGGGTATAGAAAAATTACTTCTACGTCAAAAAGAACAAAAAGAATTGCAACAACGAAGTATTTTACAGAAAATGGAATTCGAGCATTTCCTATTGATTCAATTCCGCATTCGAAATTTTTATCTTTATTTTTTGAATGCCTTTTTGGTCCCAAAAAACTTGAGCCAATGATAGTTAAGACTACAAATCCTATGGCTAAACCAGCTTGCATTAGGATTGGTAAATAATCTAATTGATTGGATTGCATAACCTTAAATTGGGTTAAAAATTAAAACAGTACAAATATACATCGCAATAATTAAAACGCAAGAAACAATAACTAAACGTTTGTAATATCTTCTTTAAAAACAGCTTATTTAAATTGATTATAAATAAAAACGTCCCGAAAATATTTTCGAGACGTTAATTCATTCTAGGTATTCAAAAAATAATATATATTAGTCTTCGATAGGGGTAACTTGTGCCGCTATTTTACCTTTTCTTCCTTCTTCTTCTTCGTAAGAAACTTTGTCTCCTTCGTTAAGTGAGTTGTTTTGAACACCTGACGCGTGTACAAAAATGTCTTTTCCAGTTTCGTCGTCTGTAATAAACCCGTAACCTTTTGATTCGTTAAAAAATTTTACTGTGCCTGTTCGCATTTTGTAATAAAAAAATAATTAATAATGTTCAAAGATAAATTTATTTGTGAGATAACAACTATTTCAGTGTTAAATAATTGCAAAATTTTCATCAAATCTTAGAATTAATTGTATTGTTTTTATCAAAAAAATAGAAATATCCTCAAATTTGAAATAAAAAAAGCAATTGTTTTTAAATTTTTCAACAATTGCTTCTTAAAAAAATGTGAATTTAATAGTAATTAATAATTTTTACTTTTATTTCAATTTTATGTGTAATTCTTCTAATTGTTTGTTGTCAATTATTGATGGAGCATCAATCATTACATCGCGACCAGAGTTATTTTTAGGGAAAGCAATAAAATCTCGAATGGTTTCTTGACCACCAAGAATGGCAACTAATCTATCCAAACCAAAAGCCAAACCACCATGTGGTGGTGCACCAAATTGGAAGGCATTCATTAAGAAACCAAATTGATTTTCGGCTTCTTCTTTTGAAAAACCTAATAAATCAAACATTCTACTTTGCAATTCTTTATCATGAATTCTTATTGAACCACCACCAATTTCATTTCCGTTTAACACCATATCATAGGCATTAGCACGAACTTTACCTGGTTCTGTTGTTATTAGTTCAAAATCTTCAGGTTTTGGAGAAGTAAACGGATGATGCATTGCATGATAACGTCCGCTTTCTTCATCCCATTCTAATAATGGAAAATCAACAACCCAAAGCGGAGCAAATTCATCAGGTTTTCTTAAACCTAAGCGAGTTGCCACTTCCATACGTAAAGCAGATAGTTGTGTTCTGGTTTTGTCAGCATTTCCAGATAAAACTAAAATTAAATCACCTGGTTTTGCATTGGTTATTTCTGCCCATTTTTTTAGATCTTCTTGGTCATAAAACTTATCAACGGATGATTTGTAACTTCCATCTTCTTCAC
The window above is part of the Flavobacterium sp. PMTSA4 genome. Proteins encoded here:
- a CDS encoding complex I 24 kDa subunit family protein, which encodes MEKTHHTQEINMTESLMNRINELISHYPEGKQKSALLPVLHEVQDAHDNWLSIELQNKVAEILQIQPIEVYEVVTFYTMFNQRPIGKYMFEFCQTSPCCQNGVEDLMDYTCEKLGVKVGEPTSDGQFEIRGVECLGACGYAPMMQLGDFYQEHLTKEKIDQLIEDCKEGKITLHDK
- the nuoD gene encoding NADH dehydrogenase (quinone) subunit D; this encodes MSVESELLLTPEHRFAKIIEQTRNEDGSELSILNLGPTHPATHGIFQNILLMDGERIVDAEPTIGYIHRAFEKIAENRPFYQINVLTDRMNYCSSPINNMAWWMTVEKLLNIEVPKRAQYLRVIVMELARITDHLICNSILGVDTGAYTGFLYVFQFREKVYEIYEEICGARLTTNMGRIGGFEREWSEEAFRKLNVFLEEFPVAWKEFENLFERNRIFIDRTVDVGPISAEKAMQYGFTGPNLRAAGIDYDVRKAAPYSSYDDFEFDVPVGKSGDTYDRFCVRNAEVWESLRIIRQALDKLPEGPIHADVPDYYLPPKEDVYTNMEALIYHFKIVMGEVPVPIDQIYHAVEGGNGELGFYLISDGSRTPYRLKMRRPCYIYYQAYTEMIKGGMLSDAIVILSSLNVIAGELDA
- a CDS encoding NADH-quinone oxidoreductase subunit C, producing MALETTYIQEKLSSKFGNKVLNFEMQRDIFSFEATSDIIHEVIKTLKEDESLNFHFLTDLAGIHFPDNDDEHQFSVVYQLHNWIENVRIRVRTYLPENPEIQTITDLFLCSNWMEREAWDFYGINFIGHPQLKRILNMDEMVSHPMRKEFPLEDSGRTDKDDRFFGRTVANK
- a CDS encoding NADH-quinone oxidoreductase subunit B; its protein translation is MSTTKPNMVAPPEGVVGEGFFATKLNDVVGLARANSLWPLPFATSCCGIEFMATMASHYDLARFGSERVSFSPRQADMLMVMGTISKKMAPILRQVYEQMSEPRWVIAVGACASSGGVFDTYSVLQGIDKVIPVDVYVPGCPPRPEQIVDGVMQLQELVKNESVRRRNSPEYKELLASYNL
- a CDS encoding NADH-quinone oxidoreductase subunit A, producing the protein MQSNQLDYLPILMQAGLAIGFVVLTIIGSSFLGPKRHSKNKDKNFECGIESIGNARIPFSVKYFVVAILFVLFDVEVIFLYPWAINFKELGMEGMVKMVIFMALLLVGFFYIIKKKALEWE
- a CDS encoding cold-shock protein; the encoded protein is MRTGTVKFFNESKGYGFITDDETGKDIFVHASGVQNNSLNEGDKVSYEEEEGRKGKIAAQVTPIED